In one window of Paraflavitalea soli DNA:
- a CDS encoding SixA phosphatase family protein, whose protein sequence is MKHILLIRHAKSSWGDPALSDFDRPLNERGKQDSPLMAQRLLARSITIDAFLSSPAKRARKTAALFAAEYNVDKEKIIQVPELYHASPANFLEVIVQAPNDAGTIAVFSHNPGITEFVNTLTEVRVDDMPTCAIFGVQVSTQNWAHFKEAPKTFWFFDYPKSLSV, encoded by the coding sequence ATGAAGCACATTCTCCTGATCCGCCATGCTAAAAGCAGCTGGGGCGATCCCGCGCTGTCAGATTTTGATCGTCCGCTCAATGAGCGCGGTAAACAAGATAGCCCCCTGATGGCACAACGCCTCCTGGCCAGGTCCATCACTATTGATGCATTCCTCTCCAGTCCCGCCAAACGCGCCCGTAAAACAGCCGCACTCTTCGCTGCAGAATACAATGTCGACAAAGAAAAGATCATCCAGGTTCCTGAACTCTACCACGCTTCTCCAGCCAATTTTCTGGAAGTCATTGTACAGGCACCCAACGATGCTGGCACCATCGCTGTCTTTTCACACAACCCCGGCATCACCGAGTTTGTAAACACCCTTACAGAAGTAAGAGTGGATGACATGCCTACATGCGCTATCTTTGGCGTGCAGGTTTCCACTCAAAACTGGGCTCACTTTAAAGAGGCGCCTAAAACCTTTTGGTTTTTTGATTATCCCAAATCTTTATCAGTATAA
- a CDS encoding T9SS type A sorting domain-containing protein, which produces MRLFVRSAVRSAFSFFVLSLSLLYTHEALAQDYCNSPRWPGDGVPLKQKKVTNVNIPGTSNIHGYLENLPNDYDANPSKKYPLYVFIHGVNEFGSGSSADLCKLMAQFWWTPSTLSEWPTTSNIQFPQSVADQNGQTHKFILITPQIVDWGVFPNASSTLNALFDYLIAKYRVDVSRIYLTGLSMGANFIQSYAGASLANARRIAALVPVAPCDTLSVAQANIIARANLPFWSFQCSYDNMCPGATAMKNAALINNQSPAPAVQAWATTFPVPGQGCNAGLAHDVWGYAYNPTFKQTVNGRTVNSYEWMVQYNRSSLLPVALEDYTVTLKGGKVQVRWTTSAESNNARFNIERSADGKSFTEIAAIPATGNSTGKAYEWVDERPLTNLSYYRLTQTDLDGRKEIFSMKKIMNRVAGDRSIIVAPNPFVNELTAFVNVPHTQHVNITITDISGRVLKTLNGKYAEGAAEINIKTTDLPKGIYFLKIKGEDFAQAQKIVKQ; this is translated from the coding sequence ATGCGCCTTTTTGTACGCTCTGCTGTTCGTAGTGCCTTTTCTTTTTTTGTGCTTTCCCTTTCCTTGCTGTACACCCACGAGGCCCTGGCTCAGGATTATTGTAATAGCCCCCGGTGGCCTGGAGATGGCGTACCATTAAAGCAGAAAAAGGTAACCAATGTCAACATCCCAGGTACCAGCAACATACATGGGTACCTCGAAAACCTCCCCAATGACTATGATGCCAACCCTTCTAAGAAATACCCGTTGTATGTCTTTATTCACGGTGTGAATGAATTTGGGTCTGGCTCTTCTGCTGATCTGTGCAAACTGATGGCACAATTTTGGTGGACCCCTTCCACCCTGTCCGAATGGCCAACCACTTCCAACATCCAGTTCCCGCAATCAGTCGCAGATCAAAATGGCCAAACCCATAAATTCATATTGATTACTCCCCAGATAGTGGACTGGGGCGTCTTTCCCAATGCAAGTTCCACCTTGAATGCCTTGTTTGATTACCTCATCGCCAAATACCGGGTGGATGTTTCCAGGATCTATTTAACGGGTCTTAGTATGGGAGCCAATTTTATTCAATCCTATGCGGGCGCCAGCCTGGCCAATGCCCGCCGTATTGCGGCACTCGTTCCCGTGGCGCCATGCGACACGCTTTCTGTAGCGCAGGCCAATATTATAGCTCGTGCTAATTTACCTTTCTGGTCTTTCCAGTGTAGCTACGACAACATGTGTCCGGGAGCTACAGCAATGAAAAATGCCGCACTCATCAATAACCAAAGCCCAGCTCCCGCCGTTCAGGCTTGGGCCACTACTTTCCCTGTGCCTGGTCAGGGTTGTAATGCCGGTCTGGCCCATGATGTGTGGGGGTATGCATACAATCCTACTTTTAAACAGACCGTTAACGGAAGGACCGTTAATTCTTACGAGTGGATGGTGCAGTACAACCGTTCCTCCCTGCTGCCCGTAGCGTTGGAAGATTATACAGTAACCCTCAAAGGCGGAAAAGTACAGGTACGTTGGACCACTTCTGCCGAAAGCAACAATGCCCGTTTCAATATCGAACGTTCTGCCGATGGCAAGAGCTTCACAGAAATAGCCGCCATTCCTGCTACCGGCAACTCCACCGGCAAAGCCTACGAGTGGGTTGACGAACGCCCCCTTACCAACCTCAGTTATTACAGGCTTACACAAACCGACCTCGATGGCCGCAAGGAAATTTTCTCTATGAAGAAAATAATGAACCGCGTTGCAGGCGATCGTTCCATCATTGTGGCTCCCAATCCATTTGTGAATGAGCTCACAGCTTTCGTGAATGTGCCCCATACACAGCACGTGAACATTACCATTACCGACATCAGTGGCCGCGTGCTCAAAACACTCAATGGAAAATATGCTGAAGGTGCTGCAGAGATCAACATCAAAACCACCGATCTGCCCAAAGGCATTTACTTCCTGAAAATTAAGGGAGAAGACTTTGCCCAGGCACAAAAAATAGTAAAACAGTAA
- a CDS encoding response regulator, whose amino-acid sequence MSRISIMIVDDHTLIRETWSFLLGRNEGFEVIAEVGDGQQAIEIARDKRPNIILLDINMSPLNGFDILKMIRKLSPGSKVIAVSMHSQPSYAKKMLRLGARGYVTKNSPRQEMLDAIKEVYDGHIYICQEVKNIISVQMLGEDENLPGLNQLSEREIEVINLIRDGLSSKEIAAKLNIAIKTVEVHRHNILKKLKVKNTASLINYINASGL is encoded by the coding sequence ATGAGCAGAATTTCAATCATGATCGTTGACGATCATACCCTTATCCGTGAAACCTGGTCTTTCCTCTTAGGCCGCAATGAAGGTTTTGAGGTGATTGCCGAAGTGGGCGATGGACAGCAGGCTATTGAAATTGCACGCGACAAACGCCCCAACATCATCCTGTTAGACATCAATATGTCTCCCCTCAACGGTTTTGATATCCTCAAAATGATCAGGAAGCTCTCTCCCGGCTCCAAAGTGATCGCTGTATCTATGCACTCCCAACCTTCTTATGCCAAGAAAATGCTCCGCCTCGGCGCCCGTGGCTATGTGACCAAAAACTCCCCCCGCCAGGAAATGTTGGATGCTATCAAAGAGGTCTATGATGGCCATATATATATTTGCCAGGAAGTAAAGAACATTATTTCTGTCCAGATGCTCGGAGAAGATGAGAACCTGCCCGGCCTCAACCAGCTTTCAGAACGCGAAATAGAGGTCATTAACCTCATCAGGGATGGACTATCTTCCAAAGAAATTGCTGCCAAACTCAATATTGCCATCAAAACAGTAGAAGTCCACCGCCATAATATCCTCAAAAAGCTTAAAGTAAAAAACACAGCCTCCCTCATCAACTACATCAATGCAAGCGGACTCTAA
- a CDS encoding UDP-N-acetylglucosamine--N-acetylmuramyl-(pentapeptide) pyrophosphoryl-undecaprenol N-acetylglucosamine transferase, translating to MCPLDWGLGHSTRCIPLIRALLMEGCSVIIGCNSTQKELFKQEFQDAVSYIHLAGYDIRYGKNRRSTFARLMLQSFKILIRIKQEKGWLRSFLTTQQVNGIVSDNRFGLHAAGIPAVFITHQLQIKTGLGKWADGIVRRWNYKLINRFTSCWVPDKAGAPSLSGELSHPLEMPALPVRYIGPLSRLGACEAPGKAGLLIILSGPEPLRSIFEQTLLGQLKHYKGQVVLVRGLPLSTTLPAAPDHCRVLNHASAETLQTLICGAELVISRCGYTTVMDLFSMGKRSILVPTPGQAEQEYLAHHLLQQGWAYTLPQKGFQLDRALAAAGKFTYKMPDLAMDGYKEVVREFVEEMRKS from the coding sequence GTGTGCCCACTGGATTGGGGACTGGGCCATTCTACCCGCTGTATTCCGCTGATACGGGCGTTGCTGATGGAAGGCTGTTCTGTCATTATCGGTTGTAATTCAACGCAAAAGGAGTTATTCAAACAGGAGTTTCAGGATGCTGTAAGCTATATCCATTTAGCCGGCTACGATATCCGTTACGGAAAAAATCGCCGAAGCACTTTTGCCAGATTAATGCTACAATCGTTCAAAATTTTGATCCGGATCAAGCAGGAAAAGGGCTGGTTAAGGTCTTTTTTGACCACACAACAGGTTAATGGCATTGTTTCGGACAATCGTTTTGGTCTGCATGCAGCAGGTATTCCTGCAGTGTTCATTACGCATCAATTACAGATCAAAACAGGTTTGGGCAAATGGGCTGATGGGATCGTGCGCCGATGGAATTATAAATTGATCAATCGCTTCACGAGCTGCTGGGTGCCGGACAAAGCAGGAGCACCTTCTTTATCGGGTGAGCTTTCGCATCCGCTGGAAATGCCTGCGCTGCCTGTCCGGTATATCGGACCGCTATCGCGCCTGGGAGCTTGCGAGGCGCCAGGTAAGGCCGGATTATTAATTATCTTATCGGGACCGGAACCACTGCGGAGTATTTTCGAACAGACGTTATTGGGCCAATTGAAACATTATAAGGGCCAGGTGGTGCTGGTAAGGGGTCTGCCGTTATCTACCACTTTACCTGCTGCCCCGGATCATTGCAGGGTATTGAATCATGCCTCTGCGGAGACGTTACAGACGCTGATCTGTGGGGCGGAACTGGTGATCAGCCGTTGTGGTTATACCACTGTCATGGACCTGTTTTCAATGGGGAAGCGATCGATCCTGGTGCCTACACCGGGACAAGCGGAGCAGGAGTACCTGGCGCATCACCTGTTGCAACAGGGGTGGGCGTATACACTGCCGCAAAAGGGATTTCAACTTGACCGGGCGCTGGCAGCAGCCGGAAAATTCACTTACAAGATGCCTGATCTGGCTATGGATGGATATAAGGAGGTGGTGAGGGAGTTTGTGGAGGAGATGAGAAAGTCATGA
- a CDS encoding T9SS type A sorting domain-containing protein, translating to MPLRLPAIAQKAICFFALLSIGCSTWSQCTPVNLEKITLPSNEWIGNGYIKGLLRFLPADYAANPSKKYPVIIYFHGRSAAGDGSQDALCNILGDGATALPGKIESNEFPTTVTVNGQTYSYIVLMPQYAEYSEPPYYADKIEAFIDYAMSAYRIDPARVYLTGMSSGANHVIDYVSSSTSRAQRIAAVSMSSMCWKLSLNPAGPANIANAGLPTWFVHCVLDNPCVVAWPDEWVNAINNQPGAVAPRYSRLEETPDPQPFPFPLSQQLLYCRPFPHDTWLALYSPLFTPAGGPNLANWFLQYSRTTLPVRLKNFTARLTAGKVALQWTTTSETDNASFTIERAGSDGRFTSLATVKGSGNAGVDKQYDYSDEKPLPQLSYYRLVQTDIDGDKQYLGTKTVVNRQGLRQLIIPAANPFINNIVAYINVDKTMKVIVEVTDISGRKIAGLTGMYAPGATEINLPAAQLSKGIYYLRAQSGSITDTYKIIKQ from the coding sequence ATGCCACTACGGCTACCTGCTATTGCGCAAAAAGCGATTTGCTTTTTTGCGCTGTTAAGTATTGGTTGTAGTACCTGGTCACAGTGTACCCCAGTCAACCTGGAAAAAATAACCCTTCCCTCCAATGAGTGGATAGGCAATGGCTATATTAAGGGATTGCTAAGGTTCCTGCCGGCCGACTATGCTGCCAACCCCTCAAAGAAATACCCTGTTATTATATATTTCCATGGCCGCTCGGCCGCTGGTGATGGTTCACAGGATGCACTTTGCAATATCCTTGGCGATGGGGCAACTGCCCTGCCAGGCAAAATAGAATCCAACGAATTTCCCACTACCGTTACCGTAAATGGACAGACCTATAGCTATATCGTTTTGATGCCTCAATATGCCGAATACAGCGAACCGCCCTATTATGCCGATAAGATAGAGGCCTTTATTGATTATGCCATGTCCGCTTATCGCATAGACCCTGCCCGGGTTTACCTTACCGGCATGAGCAGCGGGGCCAACCATGTTATTGATTATGTCTCCAGCAGTACCAGCCGCGCACAGCGTATCGCTGCCGTCTCCATGAGCTCCATGTGTTGGAAACTCTCTCTCAATCCTGCCGGCCCGGCCAATATTGCCAATGCCGGCCTGCCCACCTGGTTTGTGCATTGCGTACTCGATAATCCTTGCGTAGTTGCCTGGCCCGATGAATGGGTCAATGCCATCAACAACCAGCCCGGTGCTGTGGCGCCCAGGTATTCCAGGCTCGAAGAAACCCCCGATCCACAGCCATTCCCTTTTCCCCTATCCCAGCAATTGCTCTATTGCAGGCCCTTTCCACATGATACCTGGTTAGCTTTGTACAGCCCCTTATTTACCCCCGCCGGTGGCCCCAATCTGGCCAATTGGTTCCTCCAGTATAGTCGCACCACCTTGCCTGTTCGCCTTAAAAACTTCACAGCCCGGTTAACTGCCGGCAAAGTCGCCCTGCAATGGACCACTACTTCCGAAACCGACAATGCATCCTTTACCATTGAACGCGCAGGCAGCGATGGCCGCTTTACCTCATTGGCTACTGTAAAAGGTAGCGGGAACGCAGGGGTAGATAAGCAATACGACTACAGCGATGAAAAACCTTTGCCCCAGCTTAGTTATTACAGACTGGTGCAAACCGATATCGATGGCGATAAACAATACCTGGGCACCAAAACAGTTGTTAACCGCCAGGGCCTTCGGCAGCTCATCATCCCGGCCGCCAATCCTTTTATCAATAATATAGTGGCCTATATCAATGTAGATAAAACAATGAAAGTGATCGTGGAAGTCACAGATATAAGTGGAAGAAAAATAGCTGGTCTTACTGGTATGTATGCACCCGGTGCTACAGAGATCAACCTGCCGGCTGCACAACTTTCAAAAGGCATATATTATTTGAGGGCTCAAAGTGGATCAATAACCGATACCTATAAGATTATCAAGCAATAG